One window of the Agrobacterium larrymoorei genome contains the following:
- a CDS encoding peptide ABC transporter substrate-binding protein: MIKRSVLYAGTMAAAILAGSAAHAERGSDGELKILFWQAVSTLNPYLSGGTKEEYSSSMIIEPLARYNEKGELVPTLVTEIPTLENGGVAKDLLSMTWKLKSDVKWSDGTPFTAEDVVFTWKYCTAPDGGCAQRAQYEGVKNVEAIDPHTVKITFTEPKPYPYSAFIGAQSPVIQKKQFENCVGPAAPGCTSANFGPIGTGPFVVKDFKANDVITYVANPNYRDPAKPAFATVTLKGGGDAASAARAVLETGEFDYAWNMQVEPEVLATMVAAGKGKLVTAFGTNVERIVLNWYNPDPALGDKRSTKEAGPHPALSDPAVRRALSLAIDRDIIDEAGYGEAGKPTCNIVPAPEAFNSTKNDSWCLKQDIEGANKLLDEAGWVKGADGIRAKNGVKLSFLYQTSTNSVRQAVQELVKDMWSQIGVGAELRNISASVFFGGDPASPDTFQKFYADVEMYTNNFSGTDPEKYLAEWMCNNVPAPANGWQGQNIPRYCNPKFDELLAVLSKTAEPAKREEISKQLNDMLTEEGAHIPLIHRGNVSSHSLTLEGVKINGWDSELWNIADWSRKK; the protein is encoded by the coding sequence ATGATAAAGCGCAGTGTTCTTTACGCAGGCACCATGGCGGCGGCAATCTTGGCAGGGTCCGCCGCCCATGCTGAACGCGGCAGTGACGGCGAACTGAAAATCCTGTTCTGGCAGGCCGTCTCCACTCTCAATCCCTATCTGTCCGGCGGCACAAAGGAGGAATACAGCTCCTCCATGATCATCGAGCCCTTGGCGCGTTACAATGAAAAAGGCGAGTTGGTCCCGACGCTGGTCACCGAGATCCCCACACTCGAAAATGGCGGTGTCGCCAAAGACCTGCTGAGCATGACCTGGAAGCTGAAGAGCGATGTCAAATGGTCGGACGGCACGCCCTTTACCGCAGAAGACGTGGTGTTTACCTGGAAATATTGTACCGCCCCTGATGGTGGCTGCGCGCAGAGAGCACAGTATGAAGGCGTGAAAAATGTCGAGGCGATCGACCCGCACACCGTCAAGATCACCTTTACCGAGCCGAAACCCTATCCCTATTCCGCCTTTATCGGTGCGCAATCTCCTGTCATCCAGAAAAAGCAGTTCGAAAACTGCGTCGGACCGGCCGCCCCCGGCTGCACATCCGCCAATTTCGGGCCCATCGGGACGGGACCCTTCGTCGTCAAGGACTTCAAGGCGAACGACGTGATCACCTACGTCGCCAACCCCAATTATCGCGATCCGGCAAAGCCAGCCTTCGCGACGGTGACGCTAAAGGGTGGCGGCGATGCGGCATCGGCTGCGCGCGCCGTGCTTGAAACCGGCGAGTTCGATTACGCCTGGAATATGCAGGTCGAGCCGGAAGTTCTGGCGACCATGGTTGCCGCCGGAAAGGGTAAGCTGGTCACCGCCTTCGGTACCAATGTCGAGCGTATCGTTCTCAACTGGTACAATCCCGATCCGGCGCTGGGCGACAAACGCTCCACCAAGGAAGCTGGCCCTCACCCCGCCCTGTCCGATCCTGCCGTGCGCCGCGCACTTTCGCTTGCCATCGACCGCGACATTATCGATGAGGCCGGTTACGGCGAGGCGGGCAAACCGACCTGCAACATCGTGCCTGCGCCCGAAGCCTTCAACTCCACCAAGAATGACAGCTGGTGCCTGAAGCAGGATATCGAGGGTGCCAACAAGCTGCTGGACGAGGCGGGCTGGGTCAAGGGAGCGGATGGCATCCGCGCCAAGAATGGCGTGAAGCTATCCTTCCTCTACCAGACCTCCACGAACTCTGTTCGTCAGGCCGTTCAGGAACTTGTGAAAGACATGTGGTCGCAGATCGGCGTTGGCGCGGAGCTGCGCAATATCAGTGCCTCGGTCTTCTTCGGCGGCGATCCCGCAAGCCCTGACACGTTCCAGAAATTTTATGCCGACGTCGAAATGTACACCAATAATTTCAGCGGCACCGACCCGGAAAAATATCTGGCCGAATGGATGTGCAACAACGTTCCCGCTCCGGCAAATGGTTGGCAGGGGCAGAATATTCCCCGTTATTGCAACCCGAAATTCGATGAACTGCTGGCTGTTCTCTCCAAGACGGCGGAGCCTGCCAAGCGCGAAGAAATATCCAAGCAGCTGAACGACATGCTCACCGAGGAAGGCGCGCATATCCCGCTCATCCACCGAGGCAACGTCTCCTCGCATTCGCTGACGCTGGAAGGCGTCAAGATCAACGGCTGGGATTCGGAGCTTTGGAATATCGCGGACTGGTCCCGCAAGAAGTAA